The following is a genomic window from Strongyloides ratti genome assembly S_ratti_ED321, chromosome : 1.
GTTAATTTACagtggaaaaaaaaataaatcctaaacatttttaacaattattgaAAGTAACTACTTATGAAAGGTcgtaattgtatttttaaaaaaattaaaaaataattttaatccgataactttttttttttgattataaattaatgtagattttttacaaaaaaaaacttactcCAAACTTTTATCTCAAAATAACAGCTGTTtaataagaattttttttaaaagtaatcgTAAATATCAATACTGCTAACCAAACATCAAATTTTGGGCTACCACATtaatcaataaaaaattggtttctattatttaaacttataattagtaaaaattattactaatGATTACCTTAATtggatatatattttttaaaaattaaaaaaattttttttcctagataattatttatatttaaatgtgaTTTTTGGTATAacttaattaattatttccaATCTCTGAAAATTGccctaaattttttaataaaattttaccaaccaaagtatatatattatttatagtaaatttaagttaaaatactacacaattaaatatgttaCATAGATTGTAAAAATCAACcaaagattatttaaaaatatttatttaatatatcattaaattactagtgattctaataaaataacacCATTAGataagtaatataaaaaagaaaaacatatttataactttttatatgttaaataaataaaaaatatttcatataaaaatagaatattattatttttaattatttttatcaaaaaaaaatatatttttttttgtctgatccttaaataaaatactcTGAACTTTGATTGTGAAAGTTATTCTGTactcaaaaaaaataataattgttgatagaaatttttaaaaaaatgtgatgtttatatttcatggaaattttaaaattaggataaaatgaaaatatttttaaaaatgttgtatttaatatatacaattgatgtttataatagaattgttttgatataaattgttttttttttatggtaTCTTGGTTTATCAAAACAAactgtaaatttttaataacagaATCATTGTATTTGGTTATTTGCagatttataataaatttttttattaatataacaattttttttttgatttgttaattaaaagaaaaaaaaatgtatatataataatcatttgatatattaaaaatattttgttatattaaataataattttaaatgatactttaataatttatttattttagatgttttggtattaaaaaaatttgtaaattttactaatatttcttataatatactgtattatatataaaattatattaattttttttgttaaagatTACActtaatactaaaaataaaatactgGTATGTTTTATAAGATGAAATTTGTCAAacgatttattttttatattataccatttataacattattttttataatatttatatacttaaATGATGATGAAAAAGTTTCATCACTTTATTATGACAATACTGAAgccttaaaaataaaaataaatgaaaaaataaaaaatattagtaatgATGTGATACCTATTCTTGTTTTTTGTGCCAAAAGACCAGCTGCTCTAAAAAATCAcctaaatttattgttaaaatatagaaaagaAAGATGGAATGAATTTCCTATTGTTATATCTATTGATGGTTTTGATGAGGAGGTATCAAGAGTGGTGGatgaatttattaaaatttatcctGGAATATCAAAATGGCATCATactttaactaaaaatatctccccaaaatataaaaattataggAGGATCTCTgaacattataaatattctttaaatagaatatttaataattttacttttaaatcattaattATAACTGAGGATGACCTGGATATatcaaatgatttttttgattattttaaaaaaatgcaaaatttattaaatgaggATGAGTCATTGATGTGCATATCAGCTTGGAATGATAATGGATtggaaaatttaattgataaaaataaaacattatctTTTAAGAGGACGGATTTTTTTCCAGGATTaggtaaattaattaatttttttttaataatatataatttactttttttttttttcaatatatttagGATGGatgttaacaaaaaatttttggtttgaaataaaagataattttccTGATATATTTTGGGATGATTATCTTAGATTGGAGAATGTTAGAAAAAATAGAAGTTGTATTTATCCAGAGGTACCTAGAACATTTCATAATATGCAATTAGCTGGTAAAGGAAGTAGTGGTGGAATGTATAGtgataaattatcaaaaataaaattaaatgaaagaGAGGTAGACTAtgacaattttaatattgatatattaaaaaaagaagagtATAATCGTAATTTGttggaaaaaatatatcatgctaaaaatattagtatagaagatttaattaaattaaaaaatattaaatcaaaaGAAGTTGTGATTCGATATTCAAGTCCAAGAGATTTTAGGAGGGTagcaaataaatttaatttgatGACAGATTTGAGGGGTGGTGGAGTACCGAGGACTGCCTATTATGGTAtagtatcatttttttataaaggaaaacaaatttatttagttCCTCAAAATTTTACACTAAATAGTTTTAATGAAAATCCCAAAGACATTTTATATCATTCTGAGTgggagaaaaaaaatttatttcttgaTTTTGAAGAGACATTTTGTAATAAAGCCAAATATAAATTACCAAAACCCTGTGATCCaagtaatgaaaaatttcGGAAGGCATTCATTGAAAAATTCCGAAAAACTAGATTAGAAATGTATAATGGAATGattgtaaattaaataaaaataataaaaaaaaaaacttttattgttaaagtaaaataattaaatgattttaaaatatttcttattttactttttgtttttctaTAAATGTTCTGAAGTTGTGTTGGATGATTCTAGCAGccttattatattttttacactTTTGTTTAAAAAGAAACTTTCGAACagttttctattttaattaaagaaaaaaaaagaagatattattttgaaaataaaaataaaatttacctGTATTTTTGAGGCTGCAACATGttgatttttttgaatttttctaattttaaatcCTCTCCAGTGAGCTTGAATAATTGTGGCAGCAATAGAATTATccatatcaaaatatttaattatactaataaagttcaaactttaattataaataattttgttaaggacaaaatagtttaataaaccaacaaataaaatactaaACACAAAGTGCAAATaattaatagtataaaaGAGTAATCCTAAATAGATTAATTCTAACCattgaatatattttctatatattaaaattctgttcttattattattattatcactttctattgaaacattttatatttttattgtatctTAATTTGATGAATCACTATTTCATCAATCAAgacatatattaaaaatttaatatgatacttttatttaaatttaaattttttttttaaattattaatagtaaATTTCACCAGAAAgacataatatattataaatgtgGTGTTTATAATGACTATTTTAGAATAATTCAATccaaaaattaaagataatttatggtgatataatttaattataaaactgATAAAtcttatacataaaaattttattacactTCATCAtcaaattaacaaaatatttgatattataaaagtaagtttagtaaaagttataatttaatgttttgCCGTTAAATGTAAAGAAATAAAgattttaagaatatttaattgtaaaatcttttttattttatgtgaatttggataataaataaagatttaCATTTAGTTAATGTTACTGTTTTATGACAAAAGAATTATAAACAATGCTTAACAACACATAAGTTTtagaaaaaagaataaaattattaatatatatattaaaatgtttatgagtgtataatattaatgataaatgcAATACCGGTAAAGATAAGAAAttactatttaaattataatagaGAAATAAATTGACAGACAATTAATatgaatcaaaaaaaaaataataataataatgccTGTTATTAGGAATcatcatataataattttcttattcTATTGTATCTTGACCTGTTGATAGAAGTGGATTTTGGAATATTTCAAGTGGCATTAGAAGATTATCATCAGATACTGGCATTTTTTGTAACAATAAACTATTATTTACGTTATTAGGTGGAAGTGGTGGTAATTGAAGTGTATCTCtacttaaataatataaatgatcagaagaatttatttcatatgaattattatcaaaatattcttCCTCTTCTATAATTTCATTATACTTAATTTCATCCATACTATCATCATTATCATCAGATATTAGGCATAAATTTTcatcataataaaataatgcaAATGAATAttcaagattttttttttctaatgttAAATCCATATATTCTGTCTGTGATGTTATATCAATACTACAATTATAATCtctatctttaaaataaacaaatgtATCATACATATTCATTCCAATAAATGTTCTTGGAAGTACATCATATGGATGTTTTGATACAGCACAAAAACCTATCTGTATAAAtacatcaaaatttttatcaaataatacaTTACTAGCATATTTGAGATCATTTGTTGGATAAATTATTCTTGATTCAAACATCTTATCAATCATTAAATCAACATGTAATGCTACTGTTTTTAATTGATTAGAATGTAAATAATGATATGGAGcaatatcaaaaaatgttCCTAAATATccattttcattatataaaccatcatgaaatatattactaaatttttcatttccAGATGTTTCTTTGTCAACACCTCTAGCAGCAATTATAATTGAATTTATATTTGGACAATAATCTAACACAATCTTGACATTCTCAATATTATAAGTTACTTTCTTTCCATCAATACTTTCTAATAGGCAATCAAAAGGGTCATCAGCAATTTGAAgcctataaaattttgatacaGTATGACAGATAATTGATGTTGTTGATTGACAAGcttcctaaaaaaaaaaaatttttttttttataatgtttaatGTTAACATATggaataatttatattacctttagatttaaaagatcttcaaaagataattctgataaaatta
Proteins encoded in this region:
- a CDS encoding F-box domain-containing protein, with product MLLNYLPPEINSLILSELSFEDLLNLKEACQSTTSIICHTVSKFYRLQIADDPFDCLLESIDGKKVTYNIENVKIVLDYCPNINSIIIAARGVDKETSGNEKFSNIFHDGLYNENGYLGTFFDIAPYHYLHSNQLKTVALHVDLMIDKMFESRIIYPTNDLKYASNVLFDKNFDVFIQIGFCAVSKHPYDVLPRTFIGMNMYDTFVYFKDRDYNCSIDITSQTEYMDLTLEKKNLEYSFALFYYDENLCLISDDNDDSMDEIKYNEIIEEEEYFDNNSYEINSSDHLYYLSRDTLQLPPLPPNNVNNSLLLQKMPVSDDNLLMPLEIFQNPLLSTGQDTIE
- a CDS encoding Myosin-like IQ motif-containing domain and P-loop containing nucleoside triphosphate hydrolase domain-containing protein, producing MDNSIAATIIQAHWRGFKIRKIQKNQHVAASKIQKTVRKFLFKQKCKKYNKAARIIQHNFRTFIEKQKVK
- a CDS encoding Alpha-1,3-mannosyl-glycoprotein 2-beta-N-acetylglucosaminyltransferase, whose amino-acid sequence is MFYKMKFVKRFIFYIIPFITLFFIIFIYLNDDEKVSSLYYDNTEALKIKINEKIKNISNDVIPILVFCAKRPAALKNHLNLLLKYRKERWNEFPIVISIDGFDEEVSRVVDEFIKIYPGISKWHHTLTKNISPKYKNYRRISEHYKYSLNRIFNNFTFKSLIITEDDLDISNDFFDYFKKMQNLLNEDESLMCISAWNDNGLENLIDKNKTLSFKRTDFFPGLGWMLTKNFWFEIKDNFPDIFWDDYLRLENVRKNRSCIYPEVPRTFHNMQLAGKGSSGGMYSDKLSKIKLNEREVDYDNFNIDILKKEEYNRNLLEKIYHAKNISIEDLIKLKNIKSKEVVIRYSSPRDFRRVANKFNLMTDLRGGGVPRTAYYGIVSFFYKGKQIYLVPQNFTLNSFNENPKDILYHSEWEKKNLFLDFEETFCNKAKYKLPKPCDPSNEKFRKAFIEKFRKTRLEMYNGMIVN